The following are encoded together in the Mesoterricola sediminis genome:
- a CDS encoding guanosine monophosphate reductase — protein sequence MPETAITFDDVLLIPAYNHHESRRIVDIGMTDKTGKLTLELPILTANMDTITEDAMADFISAKGGIGTLHRFCTVEENVEMFRRCRGPVFVSVGTSEKEMERVEALKAAGAQYFCVDVAHGHAKYVGKMIKRMRQMLPNECIMAGNVATYAGADYLASVKADIIKVGIGPGSVCTTRIKTGFGVPQLTAIQECARADRSIVADGGIRYPGDIVKALAFGADFVMVGGMLAGTRPTPGEPLLDDLGQPTHKSYRGMASKEAADDHLGGLTGWKTAEGVATKVPYREDEDDIIADIVGGLRSGLTYAGANTIRELQRKLNYMVITPAARMESLPHKLMQ from the coding sequence CTTCGACGACGTCCTCCTGATCCCCGCCTACAACCACCACGAATCGCGGCGCATCGTGGACATCGGCATGACCGACAAGACCGGCAAGCTCACCCTGGAGCTGCCCATCCTGACGGCCAACATGGACACCATCACCGAGGACGCCATGGCGGACTTCATCTCCGCCAAGGGGGGCATCGGCACCCTGCACCGCTTCTGCACGGTCGAGGAGAACGTGGAGATGTTCCGGCGCTGCCGGGGCCCGGTCTTCGTGAGCGTGGGCACCTCCGAGAAGGAGATGGAGCGGGTCGAGGCCCTGAAGGCCGCCGGCGCCCAGTACTTCTGCGTGGACGTGGCCCACGGCCACGCCAAGTACGTGGGGAAGATGATCAAGCGCATGCGCCAGATGCTTCCCAATGAGTGCATCATGGCGGGCAACGTGGCCACCTACGCCGGCGCCGACTACCTGGCCAGCGTGAAGGCCGACATCATCAAGGTGGGCATCGGGCCCGGCAGCGTGTGCACCACGCGCATCAAGACGGGCTTCGGGGTGCCCCAGCTCACCGCCATCCAGGAATGCGCCCGGGCCGACCGCTCCATCGTCGCCGACGGCGGCATCCGGTACCCGGGCGACATCGTGAAGGCCCTGGCCTTCGGGGCCGACTTCGTGATGGTGGGCGGCATGCTGGCCGGCACCCGCCCGACCCCCGGCGAGCCCCTCCTCGACGACCTGGGCCAGCCCACCCACAAGAGCTACCGGGGCATGGCCAGCAAGGAGGCCGCGGACGACCACCTCGGCGGCCTCACCGGCTGGAAGACCGCCGAAGGTGTGGCCACCAAGGTGCCGTACCGGGAGGACGAGGACGACATCATCGCCGACATCGTCGGCGGCCTGCGCAGCGGCCTCACCTACGCGGGCGCCAACACCATCCGGGAGCTCCAGCGCAAGCTCAACTACATGGTCATCACGCCGGCCGCGCGCATGGAGAGCCTGCCGCACAAGCTCATGCAGTAG
- a CDS encoding phosphoribosyltransferase produces the protein MTTKRFFTYEEIHRTVAALAREIQASGFDPDVTVAIGTGGFIPARILKTYLKKPILTVGIKLYGDDNVIHGGPSKVQWIDEVERKLKGRRVLLIDEVDDTRTTLAYCLRELLNHEPAEIAVAVLHCKDKPKRDELPGAVKRYWAGQHLQDVWVVYPWDAEDIDAHCAQAEQAGHR, from the coding sequence ATGACCACCAAGCGCTTTTTCACCTACGAGGAGATCCATCGCACGGTGGCCGCCCTGGCCCGGGAAATCCAGGCGAGCGGCTTCGACCCGGACGTGACGGTGGCCATCGGCACCGGCGGCTTCATCCCCGCCCGGATCCTGAAGACCTACCTGAAGAAGCCCATCCTCACCGTCGGCATCAAGCTCTACGGCGACGACAACGTCATCCACGGGGGCCCCAGCAAGGTGCAGTGGATCGACGAGGTGGAGCGCAAGCTGAAGGGCCGGCGGGTGCTGCTCATCGACGAGGTGGACGACACCCGCACCACCCTGGCCTACTGCCTGCGCGAGCTCCTGAACCACGAGCCGGCCGAGATCGCCGTGGCCGTGCTGCACTGCAAGGACAAGCCCAAGCGGGACGAGCTCCCCGGCGCGGTGAAGCGCTACTGGGCGGGCCAGCACCTCCAGGACGTCTGGGTGGTGTACCCCTGGGACGCCGAGGACATCGACGCCCACTGCGCCCAGGCCGAGCAGGCTGGGCACCGGTAG
- a CDS encoding DUF6982 domain-containing protein, translated as MNQVVARYQDGHLIKGHTVDFTPTSERFHVYPLGSYPGAKPLEIDVTDLKGVFFVKNLQGNPAHVKRNIFEPTNLTPGRKVRVVFKDGEVLLGHAQGYHPERKGFFILPADQRSNNERCYVLAAATREVSILGA; from the coding sequence ATGAACCAGGTCGTCGCCCGCTACCAGGATGGCCACCTCATCAAGGGCCATACCGTCGATTTCACGCCCACCAGCGAACGGTTCCACGTGTACCCCTTGGGCTCGTACCCGGGGGCCAAACCGCTGGAGATCGATGTCACCGATCTCAAGGGCGTCTTCTTCGTGAAGAACCTCCAGGGCAACCCGGCCCACGTGAAGCGCAACATCTTCGAACCCACCAACCTGACGCCCGGGCGCAAGGTGCGGGTCGTGTTCAAGGACGGTGAGGTCCTCCTCGGCCATGCCCAGGGCTACCACCCCGAGCGCAAGGGCTTCTTCATCCTCCCCGCGGACCAGCGGTCGAACAACGAGCGCTGCTACGTCCTCGCCGCGGCCACGCGGGAAGTCTCCATCCTCGGCGCCTGA
- a CDS encoding ferritin-like domain-containing protein: MGTKGREIVGMDINELLRLLNAAYASEWLAYYQYWLGAKLIKGPMKDAVAAELNLHATEELAHATLVANRIVQLGGVPILRPSQWGEFSPCPYDAPEDPFVGTLLEQNIAGEQCAISTYKNLMEATREADPVTYNMALGILAQEVEHEEDLQSLKEDLDLLFRAR; the protein is encoded by the coding sequence ATGGGCACCAAGGGCCGGGAAATCGTCGGCATGGACATCAATGAGCTGCTGCGGCTCCTGAACGCGGCCTACGCCAGCGAATGGCTCGCCTACTACCAGTACTGGCTGGGGGCCAAGCTGATCAAGGGGCCCATGAAGGACGCCGTCGCCGCCGAACTCAACCTCCACGCCACGGAGGAGCTGGCCCACGCCACCCTGGTGGCCAACCGCATCGTCCAGCTGGGCGGGGTTCCCATCCTGCGCCCCTCCCAGTGGGGCGAATTCAGCCCCTGCCCCTACGACGCCCCCGAGGATCCCTTCGTGGGCACCCTCCTGGAGCAGAACATCGCCGGCGAGCAGTGCGCGATCTCCACCTACAAGAACCTGATGGAGGCCACCCGCGAAGCGGATCCGGTCACCTACAACATGGCCCTGGGCATCCTCGCCCAGGAGGTGGAGCACGAGGAGGACCTCCAGAGCCTCAAGGAGGACCTGGACCTGCTGTTCCGCGCGCGCTGA
- the buk gene encoding butyrate kinase, protein MYKYGQWEETPKDTFFRRYRVLAINPGSTSTKIAIYEGDKERATQELQHAAEELLPFEGQPITSQFAFRKDAILAFLAEGGLGVADLDAVAGRGGLLWPLEHGTYHVNERMADDLAQGVQGDHASNLGGLIARELVAGTGKPAFIVDPVVVDEVPDFAKITGVKAIRRKVISHALNQIATARRYAEEHETFYERINVIVAHLGGGISVGAHVKGHYLDVNNALDGEGPFTPQRSGSLPVGQLIELCFSGKYTRDELKKLNKGRGGLIDLLGTADLRALEGRYLAGEAEVIQVMDAMAYQIAKWIASLVPAFQGERVDQVLLTGGMARCRPTVDYIRKAIAAMGCGLTVYPGENEMFALAKGALRVLAGKEAPKDYHGRA, encoded by the coding sequence ATGTACAAGTACGGCCAGTGGGAGGAGACCCCGAAGGACACCTTCTTCCGCCGCTACCGCGTCCTCGCCATCAACCCCGGCTCTACCTCCACCAAGATCGCGATCTACGAAGGCGACAAGGAGCGCGCGACCCAGGAGCTCCAGCACGCCGCCGAGGAGCTGCTGCCCTTCGAGGGCCAGCCCATCACCAGCCAGTTCGCCTTCCGCAAGGACGCCATCCTCGCCTTCCTCGCCGAAGGCGGCCTGGGCGTCGCGGACCTGGACGCCGTGGCCGGCCGGGGCGGCCTGCTGTGGCCCCTCGAGCACGGCACCTACCACGTCAATGAGCGCATGGCCGACGACCTGGCCCAGGGCGTCCAGGGCGACCACGCCTCGAACCTGGGCGGCCTCATCGCCCGGGAGCTGGTGGCCGGCACCGGCAAGCCCGCCTTCATCGTCGACCCGGTCGTGGTGGACGAGGTGCCCGATTTCGCCAAGATCACGGGCGTCAAGGCCATCCGGCGGAAGGTGATCAGCCACGCCCTCAACCAGATCGCCACCGCCCGCCGCTACGCCGAGGAGCACGAGACCTTCTACGAGCGCATCAACGTCATCGTGGCCCACCTGGGCGGCGGCATCTCCGTCGGCGCCCACGTGAAGGGCCACTACCTGGACGTGAACAACGCCCTGGACGGAGAAGGCCCCTTCACCCCCCAGCGCTCCGGCTCCCTGCCTGTTGGCCAGCTCATCGAGCTCTGCTTCTCCGGCAAGTACACCCGGGACGAGCTGAAGAAGCTGAACAAGGGCCGGGGCGGCCTCATCGACCTCCTGGGCACCGCCGACCTGCGGGCCCTGGAGGGCCGCTACCTCGCCGGGGAGGCCGAGGTGATCCAGGTGATGGACGCCATGGCCTACCAGATCGCCAAGTGGATCGCCTCCCTCGTGCCCGCCTTCCAGGGCGAGCGGGTGGACCAGGTGCTCCTGACCGGCGGCATGGCCCGCTGCCGGCCCACCGTGGACTACATCCGGAAGGCCATCGCGGCCATGGGGTGCGGGCTGACCGTGTACCCCGGCGAAAATGAAATGTTCGCCCTGGCCAAGGGCGCCCTCCGGGTGCTCGCGGGCAAGGAAGCGCCCAAGGACTACCACGGCCGGGCCTGA
- a CDS encoding phosphate acyltransferase, with protein sequence MSITRLEQMLEAVKAKPRRRLAAAYANDAHTIEAVHDAVGRGIVDGTLVGDEAVIRKVCGELGIDPAQFRIIHEPSEVKAAARAVALVKSGEAQILMKGLVSTDKYMRAILNKDAGLMDNGAILSHVSVIEHASYPKLLVCGDVAVIPYPELKEKIAITNYVVGVAQALGIARPKVALIAASEQVLPKVQPTVDAAIIAKMADRGQIKGAWVDGPMALDVAVDAECARTKGVGGEVAGDADCLVFPNIDAGNVFYKTSSKLAGCEIAAIVAGAQAPCILSSRGDSVLTKLYSIALAALTAK encoded by the coding sequence ATGTCCATCACCCGCCTCGAACAGATGCTCGAAGCCGTGAAAGCCAAGCCCCGGCGCCGGCTCGCCGCCGCCTACGCCAACGACGCCCACACCATCGAGGCCGTCCACGACGCCGTGGGCCGCGGCATCGTCGACGGCACCCTCGTGGGCGACGAGGCGGTGATCCGCAAGGTGTGCGGGGAGCTGGGCATCGACCCGGCCCAGTTCCGCATCATCCACGAGCCCTCCGAGGTCAAGGCCGCGGCCCGGGCCGTGGCGCTCGTGAAGTCCGGGGAGGCCCAGATCCTGATGAAGGGCCTCGTGAGCACCGACAAGTACATGCGCGCGATCCTCAACAAGGACGCCGGGCTCATGGACAACGGCGCCATCCTCTCCCACGTCTCCGTCATCGAGCACGCCAGCTACCCCAAGCTCCTGGTCTGCGGCGACGTGGCCGTCATCCCCTACCCGGAGCTCAAGGAGAAGATCGCGATCACCAACTACGTCGTCGGCGTCGCCCAGGCCCTGGGCATCGCCCGCCCCAAGGTGGCCCTCATCGCCGCCTCGGAGCAGGTCCTGCCCAAGGTGCAGCCCACCGTGGACGCCGCCATCATCGCCAAGATGGCCGACCGCGGCCAGATCAAGGGCGCCTGGGTGGACGGCCCCATGGCCCTGGACGTGGCCGTCGACGCCGAATGCGCCCGGACCAAGGGCGTCGGGGGCGAGGTCGCCGGCGACGCGGACTGCCTGGTCTTCCCCAACATCGACGCGGGCAACGTCTTCTACAAGACCAGCAGCAAGCTCGCGGGCTGCGAGATCGCGGCCATCGTGGCCGGCGCCCAGGCCCCCTGCATCCTCTCCTCCCGCGGGGACAGCGTGCTGACCAAGCTCTACTCCATCGCCCTCGCCGCCCTCACGGCGAAGTAG
- a CDS encoding SDR family NAD(P)-dependent oxidoreductase has product MDRSTAVIIGAGPGIGAAAARRFAAEGFRVAAVVRPGGTLDLPADALQVEADLAREGQLGPALARIRAWGGPARAVVYNASAGAPGGAEALDPERALADLRVNVLAPLEAGRWAAEGMRALGGGTLLFTGGGLGLAPKAGMASGCLGKAALRSLALNFSLELEPDGIHAATLTVCGFVQPGTALSPDRVAGALWDLHAQPPGAWDRERVLP; this is encoded by the coding sequence ATGGACAGATCGACGGCGGTGATCATCGGGGCGGGACCTGGCATCGGGGCCGCGGCGGCGCGCAGGTTCGCGGCGGAGGGCTTCCGGGTCGCCGCCGTGGTTCGGCCAGGCGGGACCCTGGACCTTCCGGCGGATGCCCTCCAGGTGGAGGCCGACCTCGCGCGCGAGGGGCAGCTCGGGCCCGCCCTCGCGCGGATCCGCGCCTGGGGCGGCCCCGCACGGGCCGTCGTCTACAACGCCTCGGCCGGCGCCCCGGGCGGGGCCGAGGCCCTGGACCCGGAGCGCGCGCTGGCGGACCTGAGGGTGAACGTCCTGGCGCCGCTGGAGGCGGGGCGCTGGGCGGCGGAGGGCATGCGCGCCCTCGGCGGCGGGACCCTGCTCTTCACCGGGGGCGGCCTGGGCCTGGCGCCCAAGGCGGGCATGGCCTCGGGCTGCCTGGGGAAGGCCGCGCTGCGGAGCCTGGCGCTGAACTTCTCCCTGGAACTGGAACCCGACGGCATCCATGCCGCCACCCTGACGGTCTGCGGCTTCGTGCAGCCCGGGACCGCCCTCTCCCCCGACCGGGTCGCCGGGGCCCTCTGGGACCTGCACGCCCAGCCCCCGGGGGCCTGGGACAGGGAGCGGGTTCTGCCTTAG
- a CDS encoding ATP-dependent Clp protease adaptor ClpS — protein MGAPDQDNGFTGQSGVGTRTAPSTRLRLTPPSLWKVILHNDDFTTRDFVVQILTSVFRKPEAEAVRIMMDVHRKGTGVAGIYPYDVADTKVAQVRTLAEAREFPLLCTLEPEA, from the coding sequence ATGGGCGCACCGGATCAGGACAACGGGTTCACCGGCCAGTCGGGAGTAGGCACCCGCACGGCCCCTTCGACGCGGCTGCGGCTCACCCCGCCGTCCCTGTGGAAGGTCATTCTCCACAACGACGACTTCACCACCCGGGACTTCGTGGTGCAGATCCTCACCTCGGTCTTCCGGAAGCCCGAGGCCGAGGCCGTGCGCATCATGATGGACGTCCATCGGAAGGGCACGGGGGTGGCCGGCATCTACCCCTACGACGTGGCGGACACCAAGGTGGCCCAGGTCCGGACCCTGGCCGAGGCCCGGGAATTCCCCCTGCTCTGCACCCTGGAACCGGAGGCCTGA
- the clpA gene encoding ATP-dependent Clp protease ATP-binding subunit ClpA codes for MAVPTPTIAPALNQAIQKAFAAAREARHEYLTLEHLLLALQEDPVVIEAVAACGGDAAELARELDTWLKARLEALPPEAQDNPVPTLGFNRVMEHAILHTISAERATVDSGAVLVAILQEKESHAAYLLKRHGVSRLTLLRHLSHGKPGRDRGTAPEVQAEPEGEGQPKDPLKAYATDLVARAAAGKIDPLVGREEELERIIHVLCRRRKNNPLLVGEAGVGKTAMAEGLALRIHEGRVPDSLKGVSLFSLDMGSLLAGTRYRGDFEERVKAVLDALARHPGSLLFIDEIHTLVGAGAVSGGSMDASNLLKPILASGDLRCIGATTFQEAKSSIERDRPLARRFQKVEINEPSEADSVAILRGLRPRYEAHHGVRYPDDVLEAAVKLSSRFLRDLALPDKAIDVLDEAGAALKLAPGRKRRKVAVADVEAVVARMARMPLQSVGADDREKLAGLEEGLRAVLFGQDEAVAKVCSAIKLSRSGLRGHDRPVGSFLFAGPTGVGKTELAKQLAKSLEVAFLRFDMSEYMEKHAVSRLIGAPPGYVGFEDGGLLVDAVRRNPHAVLLLDEIEKAHPDIYAILLQVMDHATLTDNHGRRADFRHVTLILTTNAGARNLSQRMVGFGEAGTGGSARGSLEKAFSPEFRNRLDAIVTFGPLGRAEILRVVDKNLRELQALLDEKGVQLEVAPEARGWLADRGYDPAFGARPMARVIEEHVKRPLADQILFGDLKAGGRAVVTLGPAGLAIAAEGGAYCSSAEGPYRAGTGTSRRRR; via the coding sequence ATGGCCGTCCCCACCCCCACGATCGCGCCCGCGCTGAACCAGGCGATCCAGAAGGCGTTCGCCGCAGCCCGGGAGGCCCGCCACGAGTACCTCACCCTGGAGCACCTCCTCCTGGCCCTCCAGGAGGACCCCGTCGTCATCGAGGCCGTGGCCGCCTGCGGCGGGGACGCCGCCGAGCTCGCCCGGGAGCTCGACACCTGGCTGAAGGCCCGCCTGGAGGCCCTGCCCCCGGAGGCCCAGGACAACCCCGTGCCGACCCTCGGCTTCAACCGGGTCATGGAGCACGCCATCCTCCACACCATCTCGGCGGAGCGCGCCACCGTGGACAGCGGCGCCGTGCTGGTGGCCATCCTCCAGGAGAAGGAGAGCCACGCGGCCTACCTCCTCAAGCGCCACGGCGTGTCCCGCCTGACCCTCCTCCGCCACCTCTCCCACGGCAAGCCGGGGCGCGACCGCGGCACCGCGCCCGAGGTCCAGGCCGAACCGGAGGGCGAGGGCCAGCCCAAGGACCCCCTCAAGGCCTACGCCACGGACCTGGTGGCCCGGGCAGCCGCCGGCAAGATCGATCCCCTGGTGGGCCGCGAGGAGGAACTGGAGCGCATCATCCACGTGCTCTGCCGCCGCCGGAAGAACAACCCCCTGCTGGTGGGCGAGGCGGGCGTCGGCAAGACCGCCATGGCCGAGGGGCTCGCCCTCCGCATCCACGAGGGCCGGGTGCCGGACTCCCTCAAGGGGGTCTCCCTCTTCAGCCTGGACATGGGCTCCCTCCTGGCGGGGACCCGCTACCGGGGCGACTTCGAGGAGCGGGTGAAGGCCGTCCTGGACGCCCTGGCCCGGCATCCCGGGAGCCTCCTCTTCATCGACGAGATCCACACGCTGGTGGGCGCGGGCGCCGTGAGCGGCGGCTCCATGGACGCCTCCAACCTCCTCAAGCCCATCCTCGCCAGCGGCGACCTGCGCTGCATCGGGGCGACCACCTTCCAGGAGGCCAAGTCCAGCATCGAGCGGGACCGCCCCCTGGCGCGGCGCTTCCAGAAGGTGGAGATCAACGAGCCGTCCGAGGCCGACAGCGTGGCCATCCTCAGGGGCCTCCGCCCCCGCTACGAGGCCCACCACGGGGTCCGCTACCCCGACGACGTCCTCGAGGCCGCCGTCAAGCTCTCCAGCCGGTTCCTGCGGGACCTGGCCCTGCCCGACAAGGCCATCGACGTCCTCGACGAGGCGGGCGCGGCCCTCAAGCTCGCGCCGGGCCGCAAGCGCCGCAAGGTGGCCGTCGCCGACGTCGAGGCGGTGGTGGCGCGGATGGCGCGCATGCCGCTCCAGTCCGTGGGCGCCGACGACCGGGAGAAGCTCGCCGGCCTCGAGGAGGGGCTGCGCGCCGTGCTCTTCGGGCAGGACGAGGCCGTGGCCAAGGTCTGCTCCGCCATCAAGCTCTCCCGCTCCGGGCTGCGCGGCCACGACCGGCCCGTGGGTTCGTTCCTGTTCGCCGGCCCCACGGGCGTCGGCAAGACCGAGCTCGCCAAGCAGCTCGCCAAGAGCCTGGAGGTGGCCTTCCTGCGCTTCGACATGTCGGAGTACATGGAGAAGCACGCCGTGAGCCGCCTCATCGGGGCCCCGCCGGGCTACGTGGGCTTCGAGGACGGGGGCCTGCTGGTGGACGCGGTCCGCCGGAACCCCCACGCCGTCCTGCTCCTGGACGAGATCGAGAAGGCCCACCCGGACATCTACGCCATCCTCCTGCAGGTCATGGACCACGCGACCCTCACCGACAACCACGGCCGGCGCGCGGATTTCCGCCACGTCACCCTCATCCTGACGACGAACGCCGGGGCCCGGAACCTGAGCCAGCGCATGGTCGGCTTCGGGGAGGCCGGGACGGGCGGGAGCGCGCGGGGCTCCCTGGAGAAGGCCTTCTCCCCCGAATTCCGCAACCGCCTGGACGCCATCGTCACCTTCGGTCCCCTGGGCCGGGCGGAGATCCTGCGGGTCGTCGACAAGAACCTCCGGGAGCTCCAGGCCCTGCTGGACGAGAAGGGGGTCCAGCTGGAGGTCGCCCCCGAGGCCCGGGGCTGGCTGGCCGATCGCGGCTACGATCCCGCCTTCGGCGCCCGCCCCATGGCCCGGGTCATCGAGGAGCACGTGAAGCGCCCCCTGGCCGATCAGATCCTCTTCGGGGACCTCAAGGCCGGTGGCCGCGCGGTCGTGACCCTGGGCCCGGCCGGCTTGGCCATCGCGGCCGAGGGAGGCGCCTACTGTTCGTCGGCGGAAGGTCCGTACAGGGCGGGAACGGGGACGTCGAGAAGGCGCAGGTAG
- a CDS encoding DinB family protein has product MGIAATILPEFEHEMAGLRRVIERIPEGRLDFRPHPKSFTLGELANHLAGMPSWAVGTLATTEMDFGLPETMASLPKPSDTVAGMLATLDEGVKRGAEAIGRASDSDFQVIWSGKEHGKVLFAMPRIAVVRGFILNHAIHHRAQLTVYLRLLDVPVPALYGPSADEQ; this is encoded by the coding sequence ATGGGCATCGCAGCGACCATCCTCCCCGAGTTCGAGCACGAAATGGCGGGCCTCCGCCGGGTGATCGAACGCATCCCCGAAGGCCGGCTGGATTTCCGGCCCCATCCCAAGTCCTTCACCCTCGGTGAACTGGCCAACCACCTCGCGGGCATGCCCTCCTGGGCCGTGGGCACCCTCGCCACCACGGAGATGGACTTCGGGCTGCCGGAAACGATGGCGAGCCTGCCCAAGCCCAGCGACACCGTGGCCGGCATGCTGGCCACCCTGGACGAAGGGGTGAAGCGGGGCGCCGAGGCCATCGGCCGCGCCTCCGACAGCGACTTCCAGGTGATCTGGAGCGGCAAGGAGCACGGCAAGGTCCTCTTCGCCATGCCCCGGATCGCCGTCGTGCGCGGCTTCATCCTCAACCACGCGATCCACCACCGGGCCCAGCTGACGGTCTACCTGCGCCTTCTCGACGTCCCCGTTCCCGCCCTGTACGGACCTTCCGCCGACGAACAGTAG
- a CDS encoding rhodanese-like domain-containing protein, with translation MVVPPAVLMAMIQEATPVTAAGWTSRPEFLAPLGFGILLLLVLAVLKLPDFQSWRRARAHEVLLPIDLVQLNPGQPPAVVDVRTEAEFHGPKGHVRGALNIPLAGLVKHIGAHVADTKQLVVLVDWNDKLSHQAALLLEARGYRWVRPLKGGLRAWRAMDLPIAITGGRR, from the coding sequence ATGGTAGTCCCCCCCGCAGTCCTGATGGCCATGATCCAGGAGGCCACGCCCGTCACAGCCGCCGGCTGGACCAGCCGGCCCGAGTTCCTGGCGCCCCTGGGGTTCGGCATCCTCCTGCTCCTCGTGCTGGCCGTCCTCAAGCTGCCCGACTTCCAGTCCTGGCGCCGGGCGCGCGCCCACGAGGTGCTGCTGCCCATCGACCTGGTGCAGCTCAACCCGGGGCAGCCCCCCGCGGTGGTCGACGTGCGCACCGAGGCGGAGTTCCATGGGCCCAAGGGGCATGTGCGGGGCGCGCTCAACATCCCCCTGGCCGGGCTGGTGAAGCACATCGGCGCCCACGTGGCCGACACCAAGCAGCTCGTGGTCCTCGTGGACTGGAACGACAAGCTCTCCCACCAGGCGGCCCTGCTCCTGGAGGCCCGGGGCTACCGGTGGGTGCGGCCCCTGAAGGGGGGCCTGCGGGCCTGGCGGGCCATGGACCTGCCCATCGCCATCACCGGCGGCCGGCGCTGA
- a CDS encoding PKD domain-containing protein, whose amino-acid sequence MMHVRMWFLGAAAALAVSCGGGRDEGFLAVEPATPAVSVGETVVLTALPPSDWSGEVEWEVQGLYGGGLLQSRGLRVTYVPPAAAGTYTVNLRATGADGRVHKQAVEVRVLGSAAIEPASARVLPGASVQFRAVLKGVPREAVVWAVTEEGGGEIGPDGRYTAPQCPGTYHVTAAAGQDGATAATAVVTVAPR is encoded by the coding sequence ATGATGCATGTCCGTATGTGGTTTCTGGGTGCCGCCGCGGCGCTGGCCGTCTCCTGCGGGGGAGGCCGGGACGAGGGATTCCTCGCCGTGGAGCCCGCGACGCCGGCCGTTTCCGTGGGCGAGACCGTCGTCCTCACCGCGCTCCCGCCCTCCGACTGGAGCGGCGAGGTGGAATGGGAGGTCCAGGGCCTCTACGGCGGAGGGCTCCTCCAGAGCCGCGGCCTGCGGGTGACCTACGTGCCGCCCGCGGCGGCCGGGACCTACACGGTGAACCTCAGGGCCACCGGCGCCGACGGCCGCGTCCACAAGCAGGCCGTGGAGGTGCGGGTCCTGGGGAGCGCGGCCATCGAGCCGGCCTCGGCCCGGGTGCTCCCGGGCGCCTCCGTGCAGTTCCGGGCCGTCCTCAAGGGCGTCCCCCGGGAGGCCGTCGTGTGGGCGGTGACGGAGGAGGGCGGCGGCGAGATCGGCCCCGACGGGCGCTACACGGCGCCCCAGTGCCCCGGCACCTACCACGTGACCGCCGCCGCCGGCCAGGACGGGGCAACGGCGGCCACCGCCGTGGTGACGGTGGCCCCCCGCTGA